From Pseudomonas hefeiensis, one genomic window encodes:
- a CDS encoding MerR family transcriptional regulator, whose amino-acid sequence MSVITEDNFVFQASTALKQEELFPIREVARLTGVNPVTLRAWERRYGLIQPTRTESGHRLYSLGDIEKVRSILGWIERGVAVSKVGKILTKTASVQPVSALISPDLVKADYAQWQQQVADAVGNFDDIELDRLYGQIFSTYAVPIVFQDILMPIWRQLQQRQQEFGQTSEWVFFDGFLRSRIIQRLLLKREAHTRRVLVVGIVGQCRELELLVTALFVSKAEVGVRVLTIGLPFDELTLVCQKIQPLALVLVSNHAPLPELPKRLNKLAMGLDCPLMLAGDVSDLLQGSLAGSSIGCLGGEGTLMRQRLRQLLAGSLDT is encoded by the coding sequence CCGGCGTGAATCCCGTAACCTTGCGCGCATGGGAGCGTCGCTACGGTCTGATCCAGCCCACTCGCACCGAAAGCGGGCATCGCTTGTACTCTCTGGGCGATATCGAAAAGGTGCGCAGCATCCTCGGCTGGATCGAGCGTGGGGTGGCCGTGAGCAAAGTGGGAAAGATCCTGACCAAGACCGCGTCGGTGCAGCCTGTCTCCGCGCTTATTTCCCCCGATCTGGTAAAAGCCGATTACGCCCAGTGGCAACAACAGGTGGCGGACGCGGTTGGCAACTTTGACGATATAGAGTTGGATCGTCTCTACGGGCAGATATTTTCCACCTATGCGGTGCCGATCGTATTCCAGGACATCCTGATGCCGATCTGGCGGCAGTTGCAGCAACGCCAGCAGGAGTTCGGACAAACCAGCGAATGGGTGTTTTTCGATGGGTTCCTGCGATCACGCATCATCCAGCGACTCTTGCTCAAACGCGAAGCCCATACGCGGCGCGTGCTAGTGGTTGGCATTGTCGGTCAATGCCGAGAGCTGGAGTTGCTGGTCACGGCGCTGTTCGTCTCCAAGGCGGAGGTAGGCGTCAGGGTGTTGACCATCGGGCTGCCGTTCGACGAGCTGACCCTGGTATGCCAGAAAATCCAGCCTTTGGCGTTGGTGCTGGTTTCCAATCATGCACCGCTTCCTGAGTTGCCCAAGCGCCTGAACAAACTGGCGATGGGCCTGGACTGCCCGCTGATGCTGGCCGGTGATGTGTCCGATCTGCTCCAGGGCAGCCTGGCGGGATCGTCAATCGGTTGCCTGGGCGGTGAAGGGACGTTGATGCGCCAGAGGTTGCGACAACTCTTGGCGGGTAGTCTGGATACCTGA
- a CDS encoding PAS domain-containing protein, with protein sequence MINAQLMQLVINASNDGIVIAEKEGDEDNILIYVNPAFERLTGYSSDEILYQDCRFLQSGDRDQPALEQIRTALKQGDACREILRNYRKDGSPFWNELSLSTVQSEADGRTYFVGVQKDVTAQVKAQQRVAQLEKELAEARATIARLEATNGANKTAN encoded by the coding sequence ATGATTAACGCTCAACTGATGCAACTGGTCATCAACGCTTCGAACGACGGCATCGTCATCGCTGAAAAAGAAGGCGACGAAGACAATATCCTGATCTACGTAAACCCGGCTTTCGAACGGCTGACCGGCTACAGCAGCGACGAGATCCTTTATCAGGACTGCCGTTTCCTGCAGTCGGGAGATCGCGATCAGCCGGCTCTGGAACAGATTCGCACGGCCCTGAAGCAGGGCGATGCTTGCCGGGAGATACTGCGCAACTACCGCAAGGACGGCAGCCCTTTCTGGAATGAGTTATCTCTATCGACGGTGCAAAGCGAGGCGGACGGACGCACTTATTTCGTCGGCGTGCAAAAAGACGTGACGGCGCAGGTCAAGGCTCAGCAGCGCGTCGCCCAACTAGAGAAGGAGCTGGCTGAAGCACGAGCAACCATCGCCCGGCTCGAAGCGACGAACGGCGCAAACAAAACGGCGAATTAG
- a CDS encoding flavodoxin, which produces MKVAILSGSVYGTAEEVARHAAKLLGDAGFETLHNPRASLVDIQAFGPEALLAVTSTTGMGELPDNLMPLYSTIRDQLPAAFRDLPGAVIGLGDASYGDTFCGGGEQMRELFAELGVREVLPMLRLDASESVTPETDAEPWLEELINALRG; this is translated from the coding sequence ATGAAAGTCGCCATCCTTTCGGGTTCCGTCTACGGGACCGCCGAAGAAGTCGCCCGGCACGCCGCCAAACTGCTCGGTGACGCGGGTTTCGAAACGCTGCACAACCCGCGCGCAAGCCTTGTGGACATTCAGGCATTTGGTCCGGAGGCCTTGCTGGCCGTGACTTCCACGACGGGCATGGGAGAGTTGCCGGACAACTTGATGCCGTTATATTCGACAATTCGCGACCAATTGCCTGCCGCGTTTCGTGACTTGCCCGGCGCCGTAATAGGCCTGGGCGATGCCAGCTATGGCGATACCTTCTGTGGTGGTGGCGAACAGATGCGCGAGTTGTTCGCCGAGCTGGGTGTGCGTGAGGTATTGCCTATGTTGCGTCTGGATGCCAGCGAAAGCGTCACCCCGGAAACCGATGCCGAACCCTGGCTGGAGGAGTTGATCAACGCGTTGCGTGGTTGA